From the Malus domestica chromosome 17, GDT2T_hap1 genome, one window contains:
- the LOC103401753 gene encoding delta(7)-sterol-C5(6)-desaturase-like has translation MEESYLNPFLEETTFYNRIVLGSLVPNRVWDPLPHFFQTWLRNYVGGTLLYLVSGFLWCLYIYYLKRNIYIPKDAVPSNKAMLLQIYVAMKAMPWYCALPTVSEYMVENGWAKCFARISDVGWPAYLSYLAIYLVFVEFGIYWMHRDLHDIKPLYKYLHATHHIYNKQNTLSPFAGLAFHPIDGILQAVPHVIALFLVPMHFTTHIALLFIEAIWTANIHDCIHAKIWPVMGAGYHTIHHTTYRHNYGHYTIWMDWMCGTLRDPLEDESKVL, from the exons ATGGAGGAGTCCTACCTGAACCCGTTCCTGGAGGAGACGACGTTCTATAACCGCATTGTGCTCGGCAGCCTCGTGCCCAATAGAGTGTGGGACCCACTCCCCCACTTCTTCCAGACGTGGCTGCGCAACTACGTCGGCGGGACCTTGCTCTACCTCGTCTCCGGCTTCCTCTGGTGCCTCTACATTTATTACTTGAAACGCAACATTTATATCCCCAAAG ATGCCGTTCCCTCGAATAAAGCCATGCTTTTGCAAATATATGTTGCCATGAAGGCCATGCCTTGGTACTGTGCTCTTCCAACTGTTTCTGAGTACATGGTTGAAAATGGCTGGGCAAAGTGCTTTGCAAGAATAAGTGATGTCGGTTGGCCCGCTTACCTCTCGTATTTAGCAATTTATCTTGTATTCGTGGAGTTCGGAATATATTGGATGCACAGAGACTTGCATGACATAAAACCTCTGTATAAATATCTTCATGCAACCCATCACATCTACAATAAGCAGAACACCCTCTCTCCGTTTGCTG GTTTGGCTTTTCACCCAATTGATGGGATACTCCAGGCAGTTCCACATGTTATAGCTCTATTTCTTGTACCAATGCATTTTACCACCCACATAGCGCTCCTATTTATCGAGGCCATATGGACAGCGAACATTCACGATTGCATCCACGCCAAAATATGGCCTGTCATGGGTGCCGGCTACCACACCATACATCATACTACATACCGCCATAACTATGGCCATTACACTATATGGATGGATTGGATGTGTGGAACCCTACGTGACCCCTTGGAAGATGAATCAAAGGTCTTATGA